From Anaerohalosphaera lusitana, one genomic window encodes:
- a CDS encoding FMN-binding protein, with amino-acid sequence MRNIKFFFRQSWLVIVASFAFGGLLALTNAALQPRIQANLIAKFNRTAGNLLPDAKNFEVPQAFEDLEKIKTDSGDELSIQIKKAIDAEGNLVGWAFTAKGPGFADMIELVIATGPKLESIKGFGVLKSNETPGFGDQINNDFYQDQFHGAPTASLELSKIGDASKIDNTIVAITGATVTSDAVVNIFNTYLPEVKELLAENQQI; translated from the coding sequence ATGCGTAACATAAAATTCTTCTTCCGACAGAGCTGGCTTGTTATCGTCGCATCCTTTGCGTTCGGCGGACTCCTGGCGCTTACAAACGCCGCACTGCAACCGCGCATCCAGGCCAATCTCATTGCGAAATTCAACCGAACGGCCGGCAACCTCCTGCCTGATGCGAAAAACTTCGAAGTTCCCCAAGCTTTCGAGGACCTCGAAAAGATCAAAACCGACTCAGGCGACGAACTCAGCATACAGATTAAAAAAGCAATCGATGCCGAGGGTAATCTCGTAGGCTGGGCGTTCACCGCGAAGGGCCCTGGCTTTGCAGATATGATCGAGCTGGTCATCGCAACAGGTCCGAAGCTGGAATCGATCAAGGGTTTCGGCGTTCTAAAGAGTAACGAAACACCCGGTTTCGGCGATCAGATCAACAACGACTTCTACCAGGACCAGTTCCACGGTGCACCGACGGCCAGCCTTGAACTGAGCAAGATCGGCGACGCGTCGAAGATCGACAACACTATTGTCGCGATCACTGGTGCAACCGTGACCAGCGATGCGGTCGTGAACATATTCAACACGTACCTCCCGGAAGTGAAAGAGCTGCTCGCAGAGAATCAGCAGATATAA
- a CDS encoding RnfABCDGE type electron transport complex subunit B has protein sequence MTITTVIFAGLIMLALGSVFALVLLIASIKLKVEVDPKIEQVHAALPGIDCGACGYAGCASYAEAVVNDPDELGKCSPGGPDCKSKIAAILNLQVSGGGAPQRPIVHCRAHYGDKTYYAKYQGVDSCTSANAVPNVQACRFGCLSFGDCTRACKFDALHIIDGLATVDYEKCTGCAACVKACPRDLIEMVPFSQENMLTVACSSQESGKDTRGMCKVGCIACRMCTKQSDLFEMTGNLARMKYEDYEPSEKTDTAEKKCPTNVIVYRGKTAPAPRAAGEKAQKPKPKTEA, from the coding sequence ATGACGATCACAACTGTTATTTTCGCTGGATTGATAATGCTCGCCCTGGGCAGCGTTTTCGCCCTCGTACTCCTAATCGCGAGCATAAAACTCAAAGTCGAAGTAGATCCGAAGATCGAACAGGTGCACGCCGCTCTGCCCGGCATTGACTGCGGTGCCTGCGGCTACGCCGGCTGTGCCTCATACGCAGAAGCGGTAGTAAACGACCCGGACGAACTCGGCAAGTGCTCGCCGGGCGGCCCGGACTGCAAGTCCAAGATCGCCGCTATTCTCAACCTGCAGGTCTCAGGCGGCGGCGCACCCCAGCGGCCAATCGTTCACTGCCGTGCACATTACGGTGACAAAACTTATTACGCAAAATACCAGGGCGTAGACTCCTGCACCTCGGCCAACGCCGTCCCCAACGTCCAGGCCTGCCGCTTCGGCTGCCTCTCGTTCGGCGACTGCACACGCGCATGCAAGTTCGATGCGCTGCACATCATCGACGGCCTGGCAACTGTCGACTACGAAAAATGCACCGGCTGCGCAGCCTGCGTAAAAGCCTGCCCCCGCGACCTCATCGAGATGGTTCCCTTCTCACAGGAAAATATGCTCACCGTCGCCTGCTCCTCACAGGAGTCCGGCAAGGATACTCGCGGTATGTGCAAAGTCGGCTGCATCGCCTGCCGCATGTGCACCAAGCAGTCCGATCTGTTTGAAATGACGGGCAATCTTGCACGCATGAAATACGAAGATTACGAACCATCCGAAAAGACCGACACTGCCGAGAAAAAGTGCCCAACCAACGTCATAGTCTACCGCGGCAAAACCGCACCGGCCCCAAGAGCCGCAGGCGAAAAGGCCCAAAAACCCAAACCCAAAACCGAAGCATAA
- a CDS encoding SoxR reducing system RseC family protein has protein sequence MTQDKFCSNCPNKHDCKSIYEAMGNTKGESVVLKVIVAFLLPIIIFIAALMLSQELLADKLDGQKTEAVVPALIALGATLTWITVIYVINTILARRSGRSSSQGD, from the coding sequence ATGACACAGGATAAGTTTTGCTCCAATTGCCCTAACAAACACGATTGCAAAAGCATCTATGAAGCAATGGGCAATACCAAAGGAGAGTCCGTCGTGCTCAAGGTCATTGTCGCCTTCCTGCTCCCCATAATAATATTTATCGCAGCATTGATGTTATCGCAGGAACTGCTGGCTGACAAGCTTGACGGACAAAAAACGGAGGCGGTTGTTCCCGCACTCATCGCATTGGGAGCAACCCTTACATGGATAACGGTTATTTACGTGATTAATACGATCCTGGCCAGAAGGTCAGGCCGGAGTTCATCGCAAGGAGATTAA
- a CDS encoding metallophosphoesterase family protein — protein MFAVISDIHSNIEALTAVLDDIKSKGIEKIYCLGDIVGYGPNPKECLDLIIEKTEFAVQGNHDYAVLYEPTNFNTGAEMAAHWTRNFLEEEKDAANREKWWNFLGEQIMRRSKRMKLGDVDAHIDFVHASPRRPINEYVFPDDVFTLPGKINGLFDMVEHICFIGHTHLPGVFLEDPDFYTPDELGEYYPVIPDEKAIINVGSVGQPRDRDNRASYAYVKENEVYFVRVEYDYEKTAKKIYEIDQLDDFEGERLYEGK, from the coding sequence ATGTTTGCAGTAATAAGCGATATACATTCGAATATTGAAGCATTGACGGCGGTGCTGGATGATATCAAGTCCAAGGGGATCGAAAAGATTTATTGCCTTGGGGATATTGTCGGCTATGGGCCGAATCCGAAGGAATGTCTGGATCTGATCATCGAGAAGACGGAATTCGCGGTCCAGGGAAACCATGATTACGCGGTTTTGTATGAGCCGACGAACTTCAATACCGGTGCTGAGATGGCTGCTCACTGGACGCGGAATTTTCTTGAAGAGGAAAAGGATGCGGCGAATCGTGAGAAGTGGTGGAACTTTCTCGGTGAGCAGATAATGCGCCGCAGCAAGCGGATGAAGCTGGGCGATGTGGACGCTCATATCGACTTTGTGCATGCGTCACCGAGGCGGCCGATCAACGAGTATGTGTTTCCGGATGATGTGTTTACGCTGCCGGGGAAGATAAACGGGCTGTTCGATATGGTGGAGCATATCTGCTTTATCGGGCATACGCATCTGCCGGGGGTGTTCCTGGAGGACCCGGACTTTTATACGCCTGACGAACTTGGGGAGTATTACCCGGTGATCCCGGATGAGAAGGCGATCATCAATGTCGGCTCGGTTGGGCAACCCAGAGACAGGGACAATCGTGCGAGCTATGCCTATGTGAAGGAGAACGAGGTGTATTTCGTGCGGGTGGAATATGATTATGAGAAGACAGCGAAGAAGATCTATGAGATAGATCAGCTTGACGATTTTGAGGGTGAGAGGCTGTACGAGGGGAAGTAA
- the nrdR gene encoding transcriptional regulator NrdR, with amino-acid sequence MRCPFCKENEDKVIDSRSSEGGRIIRRRRECLACNRRFTTYEKIAEGFKLTVVKRDRSRVPYDREKLISGLLKACYKRPVSADAIQDLADKVEEEIFRRFDKEVSSIFIGESAMRHLRQIDKVAYIRFASVYMDFKDAGELFEEFRQMMEEGEKAATEDEEKSDEPNSKQPKLF; translated from the coding sequence GTGCGATGCCCTTTCTGTAAGGAAAACGAGGACAAGGTCATAGATTCGCGCAGCAGCGAAGGCGGCCGTATTATACGCAGGAGAAGGGAATGTCTTGCGTGCAATCGACGGTTCACGACTTATGAGAAGATCGCCGAGGGATTTAAGCTTACGGTGGTCAAGCGAGATAGATCGCGGGTGCCGTATGATCGCGAAAAGCTCATAAGTGGTTTGCTGAAAGCATGTTACAAGCGGCCCGTCTCGGCGGATGCCATTCAGGATCTGGCGGACAAGGTCGAAGAGGAAATATTCAGGCGGTTTGACAAGGAGGTCTCTTCTATTTTTATCGGCGAAAGCGCAATGCGTCATCTGCGCCAGATCGATAAAGTGGCTTACATCCGGTTTGCAAGCGTTTATATGGACTTTAAGGACGCTGGTGAGCTGTTTGAAGAGTTTCGCCAGATGATGGAAGAAGGCGAGAAGGCTGCGACAGAAGACGAGGAAAAGTCGGATGAGCCGAATTCCAAGCAGCCGAAATTGTTTTAG
- a CDS encoding M48 family metallopeptidase has protein sequence MRKMLFSMLMVAFSGIITGCSTNPVTGERELMFVSSEEEKRIGEEYAPEVEKQLGGAIQNTQLQNYIDSVGSSIVRQTHLAGEDFEFTAVRDKSVNASALPGGHIFITEGMLRNIDDEAQLAGILAHEVAHVTIRHSSQAISRQIGFDLLLQGIGSATDAPAGALTAADLGGQLLQLRYSREDEIEADTYGMDYMLRAGYDPQGLLETMIMLEQLGGGGFEFLSTHPAPANRQAILEDRIRGMRYSDVKRGEADYQRYVLNNL, from the coding sequence ATGCGAAAGATGCTATTTTCAATGCTAATGGTTGCGTTTTCGGGCATAATCACTGGATGTTCCACCAATCCTGTTACGGGTGAGCGAGAACTCATGTTCGTGTCCTCGGAAGAGGAGAAACGTATTGGTGAGGAATATGCGCCGGAGGTGGAAAAGCAGCTTGGCGGGGCCATACAGAACACGCAATTGCAGAACTACATAGACAGCGTGGGCAGCAGTATTGTGCGGCAAACGCATCTGGCTGGCGAAGATTTCGAGTTTACTGCCGTCCGGGATAAGTCGGTGAATGCTTCGGCCCTGCCCGGCGGCCATATCTTCATTACGGAGGGTATGTTACGGAATATTGACGACGAGGCTCAGCTTGCGGGGATCCTTGCGCACGAGGTTGCACATGTGACGATAAGGCACAGCTCGCAGGCGATAAGCAGGCAGATAGGTTTCGACCTGCTGCTGCAGGGTATCGGCAGCGCAACCGATGCGCCGGCAGGAGCGCTGACCGCTGCGGATCTGGGCGGACAACTGCTGCAGTTGAGATACAGCAGAGAGGACGAGATCGAGGCAGATACGTACGGCATGGATTACATGCTGCGGGCAGGTTATGATCCGCAGGGACTGCTGGAGACGATGATTATGCTGGAACAGCTGGGCGGGGGCGGATTCGAGTTTTTGTCAACGCACCCGGCACCTGCGAATCGGCAGGCGATCCTGGAGGACAGGATCAGGGGTATGCGTTACAGCGATGTCAAGCGGGGTGAGGCGGATTATCAGCGGTATGTACTGAATAATCTTTAG
- the rsxC gene encoding electron transport complex subunit RsxC has product MSSSTKKSFPGGVHPADQKELTADSAIQQIAPPKQVAILLSQHIGAPNHPTVKKRDTVEIGQVIGTTDAFVSSPVHSPVNGTVKDIALRSHPVLGRTEAIVIDTDEENPGIKTPVADRFDASFDENKFTAQQIGDAIKNAGIVGMGGAGFPTRVKVEPDTEPKKHTMLINACECEPYITCDYRVMLEWTYQFIAGIKLAKKISGCKRVCIGVEDNKTEALQVLKEAIEKASPDFELIPLQTKYPQGGEKQLIKAVLDQDVPLGGIPPQIGLLVMNVATCAAIAEAVVLDQPLTHRALTVTGHGINSPGNFYVPIGTPIQEIIDLCGGLKDSAVKVILGGPMMGFAVGDLSTPVTKTCGSILVLSKDEISKAKFERKQTPCIRCGRCLEVCPANINPTKIAHSVKHNMLDLAEQYHMAACIECGCCSYICPANIEITGHIKTGKVLKARQQKKMPK; this is encoded by the coding sequence ATTTCTAGCTCGACCAAAAAATCATTCCCGGGCGGAGTACACCCTGCGGACCAGAAAGAACTGACCGCCGATAGCGCGATCCAGCAGATCGCACCTCCAAAACAGGTTGCAATTCTGTTAAGCCAGCACATCGGCGCACCAAACCATCCGACAGTCAAAAAACGTGACACCGTCGAGATCGGCCAGGTGATTGGCACAACCGACGCTTTTGTTTCCTCGCCCGTCCACTCGCCCGTTAACGGAACGGTAAAAGATATCGCTTTGCGCTCGCATCCGGTTCTTGGACGTACCGAGGCGATCGTCATCGACACCGACGAAGAAAACCCGGGCATTAAAACTCCTGTTGCGGATAGATTCGATGCTTCCTTCGACGAAAACAAATTCACCGCACAGCAGATCGGTGACGCGATCAAAAACGCAGGCATCGTGGGCATGGGCGGTGCAGGTTTCCCGACACGCGTAAAGGTCGAGCCTGACACAGAACCCAAAAAGCACACGATGCTAATAAACGCCTGTGAGTGCGAACCATATATAACATGTGACTACCGCGTGATGCTCGAATGGACATACCAGTTCATCGCGGGCATAAAGCTCGCCAAAAAGATCTCAGGGTGCAAACGTGTCTGCATCGGCGTGGAAGACAACAAGACCGAGGCTCTGCAGGTACTCAAAGAAGCCATCGAAAAGGCCTCGCCTGATTTCGAGCTGATCCCTTTGCAGACAAAATACCCGCAGGGCGGCGAAAAACAGTTGATCAAAGCGGTCCTCGATCAGGACGTACCGCTTGGCGGTATCCCGCCGCAGATCGGACTGCTGGTCATGAACGTTGCGACATGTGCAGCGATCGCCGAAGCTGTCGTACTCGATCAGCCGTTGACACATCGCGCACTGACTGTCACGGGCCACGGCATCAACTCGCCTGGCAACTTCTATGTGCCCATCGGCACACCCATCCAGGAGATCATCGACCTGTGCGGCGGCCTGAAGGACTCGGCTGTGAAAGTCATTTTGGGCGGGCCGATGATGGGCTTTGCTGTCGGCGACCTTTCGACCCCGGTCACAAAGACCTGCGGCTCGATACTCGTCCTCTCGAAAGACGAAATCTCGAAAGCGAAGTTCGAACGCAAACAAACGCCCTGCATACGCTGCGGTCGATGCCTTGAGGTCTGCCCAGCGAACATAAACCCGACAAAGATCGCTCATTCAGTCAAGCACAACATGCTCGACCTGGCTGAGCAGTATCACATGGCCGCGTGCATCGAGTGCGGTTGCTGCAGCTACATCTGCCCAGCCAACATCGAAATAACGGGTCACATAAAAACTGGCAAGGTCCTCAAGGCCCGACAGCAAAAAAAAATGCCTAAGTAA
- a CDS encoding YidC/Oxa1 family insertase periplasmic-domain containing protein yields the protein MKLKIFAAAFILAFAGYCGFEVYQSGLFVEGEQAGGVIRLAAEEAAGDTDASDGTDVAGEIDSAEEQTVLQAEERLPELVAINRGTVTRELGSLDPQSGYEYKLELTSKGAAIASATMSGFDDRNADDPQPLRLLEPVETGRGTKRTFSNGLVIDWGDRSFPLDRLNWQAGEVVTAEDGSQSVSFEAIVGTGVVDAQGGGKTVETPLLKVVKTYTVMPGLYHMECDVALENLSGTPYRAMLRVQGPTGMPREAVRMEMRKVFGAYVSPTGKVESIYKEKKDIEKAIEKGEKDKLSLTAPEETNFLWGATTNKYFAAILRPVPVEGQNYVPGAEAGRAQFYLEKGDAAEAGGEYLSFDMNSVSGELAAAGSEGASDVLSYQLYIGPKDKDVFTDNALYRELAYFQTISFRTCCCPQAIISPLSFGVMWLMKTMYSLMGPLGNYGIVIIIFVGLVRLALHPITKKSQVSMMKMQKLGPKMEELKKKYGDNKQELQKRTMELYREMGVSPVSGMLPIFLQMPIWIALYSAIYANVELRGAAFLPVWITDLSAPDALFSFPAITIPLIGAELSSFNLLPVLLGVAMFLQQKMMPHQSREGVNPQVAQQQKMMMWMMPAMMLIFLYKAPSGLNLYIMTSVFAGVWEQKVIRKHIKEKEELEAQGKVPVTSKTGGKVKKKKPKPWIKQ from the coding sequence ATGAAATTGAAGATATTTGCAGCGGCGTTTATTCTGGCATTTGCGGGTTATTGCGGGTTCGAGGTTTATCAGTCTGGATTGTTCGTGGAGGGTGAGCAGGCGGGCGGTGTTATACGGCTTGCGGCTGAGGAAGCGGCCGGCGATACGGATGCGAGCGATGGGACGGATGTTGCAGGTGAAATAGATTCTGCTGAAGAGCAGACCGTGCTGCAGGCGGAAGAAAGGCTGCCGGAGCTGGTGGCGATCAACCGGGGGACGGTTACACGCGAGCTTGGGTCGCTGGATCCGCAGAGCGGGTATGAGTATAAGCTCGAGCTGACGAGTAAGGGGGCGGCGATCGCGAGTGCGACGATGAGCGGGTTCGACGATCGGAATGCGGACGATCCGCAGCCGCTGCGTTTGCTTGAGCCGGTTGAGACAGGACGCGGTACGAAGCGCACGTTTTCCAATGGTCTGGTGATCGACTGGGGTGACCGTTCGTTTCCGCTGGACAGGCTGAATTGGCAGGCGGGGGAAGTTGTGACGGCGGAAGACGGGTCGCAGTCGGTGAGTTTCGAGGCGATTGTAGGTACCGGTGTTGTGGATGCACAGGGCGGGGGGAAGACTGTCGAGACGCCTTTGTTGAAGGTGGTTAAGACATATACCGTGATGCCGGGGCTGTATCATATGGAATGTGATGTTGCGCTGGAGAATCTGAGCGGGACGCCTTACCGTGCGATGCTGCGGGTGCAGGGGCCGACGGGAATGCCCCGCGAAGCGGTTCGGATGGAGATGCGGAAGGTGTTCGGAGCGTATGTTTCGCCGACGGGCAAGGTCGAGTCGATATACAAGGAAAAGAAGGATATCGAGAAGGCGATCGAAAAGGGTGAGAAGGACAAGCTTTCGCTGACGGCACCGGAAGAGACGAACTTCTTGTGGGGGGCGACTACGAACAAGTATTTTGCAGCTATCCTGCGGCCCGTGCCTGTTGAGGGACAGAATTATGTGCCGGGTGCTGAGGCAGGTCGAGCACAGTTCTACCTTGAGAAGGGTGACGCGGCGGAAGCGGGCGGCGAGTATCTGAGCTTTGATATGAATTCGGTTTCTGGTGAGCTTGCGGCGGCAGGAAGTGAAGGCGCGAGCGATGTGCTGAGTTATCAGCTTTATATCGGGCCGAAGGATAAAGATGTTTTTACGGACAATGCGCTGTATCGCGAGCTGGCGTATTTTCAGACGATCAGCTTTCGGACGTGCTGCTGTCCGCAGGCGATAATCAGTCCGCTGTCGTTCGGTGTCATGTGGCTGATGAAGACGATGTATTCGCTAATGGGGCCGTTGGGCAACTACGGTATTGTGATCATTATCTTTGTGGGGCTGGTGCGGCTGGCGCTGCATCCGATCACGAAGAAGAGCCAGGTTTCGATGATGAAGATGCAGAAGCTTGGTCCAAAGATGGAAGAGCTGAAAAAGAAGTACGGCGACAACAAGCAGGAGCTGCAAAAGCGGACGATGGAGCTTTATCGCGAGATGGGCGTGTCGCCGGTGAGCGGTATGCTGCCGATCTTTTTACAGATGCCGATCTGGATTGCGCTGTACAGTGCTATTTATGCGAACGTCGAATTGCGTGGTGCGGCATTTCTGCCGGTGTGGATCACGGACCTTTCGGCGCCGGATGCGCTATTTAGTTTTCCGGCGATCACTATTCCGCTGATTGGTGCGGAGTTGAGTTCGTTCAATCTGCTGCCGGTGCTGCTCGGCGTTGCGATGTTCCTGCAGCAGAAGATGATGCCGCACCAGTCGCGTGAGGGAGTGAATCCGCAGGTGGCTCAACAGCAGAAGATGATGATGTGGATGATGCCTGCGATGATGCTGATATTCCTTTACAAGGCGCCGAGCGGGCTGAACCTGTATATCATGACAAGTGTGTTTGCGGGTGTTTGGGAGCAGAAGGTCATCCGCAAGCACATCAAGGAAAAGGAAGAGCTGGAGGCGCAGGGCAAGGTTCCTGTGACGAGCAAGACAGGCGGTAAGGTGAAGAAGAAAAAGCCGAAGCCGTGGATCAAGCAATAG
- a CDS encoding RnfABCDGE type electron transport complex subunit D, whose translation MHENLTVSPAPHISKAHSTQSVMLDVLIGLAPAVIAAIIYFRIEAAAVIITCTIACIAAEWISNKMLRRPSSIGDLSAVVTAVILALSLPPTIPLWGAAVGSAFGIFIAKMVFGGLGANVFNPAMAARAFMAASLGGLMTTWTVPATVDAQLATNEPAAMAKISAANEVAEDGTTEAITQATPLAWSKNAQKGEVDASIVNKLIEATFTGTTGGCLGETSSLALILGGIYLLIKRTISFHIPAAVLLSAFAAAAIGWFAAPEQYANPVFHITSGGMLICAFFIATDPVTAPLTKLGMWIFGIGVGVVIMLIRLVGEYPEGVMYAVLLMNAFTPLIDRFCKLTPAGGKANA comes from the coding sequence ATGCACGAAAATCTGACAGTATCACCAGCTCCGCATATCAGCAAGGCGCACTCGACGCAGTCGGTCATGCTCGACGTCCTCATAGGTCTGGCGCCTGCGGTAATCGCAGCAATAATCTACTTCCGCATCGAGGCTGCGGCGGTCATTATCACCTGCACCATCGCCTGCATCGCTGCCGAGTGGATCTCGAACAAAATGCTCCGTCGTCCGTCTTCCATCGGCGACCTATCGGCAGTGGTAACCGCCGTGATCCTGGCACTTTCGCTGCCGCCGACTATCCCGCTTTGGGGCGCGGCTGTTGGAAGTGCGTTCGGTATCTTTATCGCCAAAATGGTATTCGGCGGACTCGGCGCAAACGTTTTCAACCCCGCAATGGCTGCTCGTGCGTTCATGGCTGCATCGCTCGGCGGACTGATGACCACATGGACCGTTCCTGCAACTGTCGATGCACAGTTGGCGACCAACGAACCTGCGGCTATGGCGAAGATCTCGGCCGCAAACGAAGTCGCTGAAGACGGCACGACAGAAGCCATCACTCAGGCAACACCGCTGGCCTGGTCAAAGAACGCACAAAAGGGTGAAGTCGACGCATCCATTGTTAACAAACTGATCGAAGCGACCTTCACCGGAACTACGGGCGGCTGTCTGGGCGAAACATCGTCACTTGCCCTCATTCTCGGAGGCATATACCTGCTTATAAAACGCACCATCAGCTTTCACATACCCGCTGCCGTTCTGCTTTCGGCATTCGCCGCCGCCGCCATTGGCTGGTTCGCGGCTCCAGAACAGTATGCAAACCCGGTCTTCCACATAACTTCAGGCGGCATGCTAATCTGTGCTTTCTTCATCGCCACCGATCCTGTCACCGCGCCGCTGACAAAGCTGGGCATGTGGATCTTCGGCATAGGCGTGGGCGTCGTCATCATGCTCATCCGACTCGTCGGCGAATACCCCGAAGGCGTGATGTATGCCGTTCTGCTGATGAACGCGTTTACGCCGCTGATCGACCGTTTCTGTAAACTCACTCCAGCAGGAGGAAAAGCAAATGCGTAA
- a CDS encoding electron transport complex protein RnfA, producing the protein MDTLQTLILGFLGVVIVNNLVLTKFLGICPFLGVSGRIDMAFGMGLAVTFVVTLAGTLTWIIDHGLLMRYESLVVLRYVAFILVIASAVQLVEMYVRKFFPPLYQSFGIFLPLITTNCAILGLCLFLNLWAVESLLEAVVLSFGAGIGFTLAICIMAGIRENLLLADVPECMKGAPITLVTAGLLTLAFMGFAGMI; encoded by the coding sequence ATGGATACCCTGCAAACCTTAATACTCGGCTTTCTCGGCGTCGTAATCGTAAACAACCTGGTACTCACGAAGTTCCTCGGCATCTGCCCGTTCCTGGGCGTGTCCGGGCGAATCGACATGGCCTTCGGCATGGGCCTGGCAGTGACGTTCGTGGTCACTCTTGCCGGCACGCTGACCTGGATCATCGACCACGGCTTGCTCATGCGGTACGAAAGCCTCGTCGTACTTCGCTACGTCGCGTTCATCCTTGTCATCGCATCCGCCGTGCAGCTCGTTGAAATGTATGTCCGTAAATTCTTCCCGCCGCTGTACCAGAGCTTTGGCATATTCCTGCCGCTGATTACCACGAACTGTGCGATCCTCGGGCTGTGCCTGTTCCTCAACCTCTGGGCGGTAGAAAGCCTTCTCGAAGCAGTCGTACTCAGCTTTGGTGCGGGCATTGGCTTTACACTCGCTATCTGCATCATGGCAGGTATCCGTGAAAATCTGCTCCTTGCCGACGTGCCCGAATGTATGAAAGGCGCACCGATAACACTCGTGACCGCTGGTCTACTAACCCTGGCATTCATGGGCTTCGCTGGCATGATATAA
- the rsxE gene encoding electron transport complex subunit RsxE, with protein sequence MANDTNTKMKVFSAGFWRENPVLILLLGMCPTLAVTTGVNASLTMGLTVIFVLTCANIVVSLMRNLLKPHIRILMFTLTISTFVTIADLVLKAYLPDMSDKLGPYIPLIIVNCLIICRAEACASKSPIGTSIIDALGMGLGFTATLVALGAIRELFGTGKLMGFEILHTTANGGWYTPWAGMIMPVGAFVTLGLMLAGVNLVNRKLESKK encoded by the coding sequence ATGGCAAACGATACGAACACCAAAATGAAAGTCTTCTCCGCCGGGTTCTGGCGCGAGAATCCCGTACTCATCCTCCTGCTCGGCATGTGTCCGACACTGGCGGTAACGACCGGCGTTAACGCATCGCTGACGATGGGCCTGACCGTGATCTTCGTTCTCACCTGTGCGAACATCGTGGTCTCTCTCATGCGAAACCTGCTCAAGCCGCACATCCGCATTTTGATGTTTACGCTGACGATATCCACCTTCGTGACGATCGCGGACCTGGTGCTCAAGGCGTATTTGCCGGACATGTCCGACAAGCTCGGTCCTTACATCCCGCTGATCATCGTTAACTGCCTGATCATCTGCCGGGCCGAGGCTTGTGCAAGCAAATCGCCCATCGGCACCTCGATCATCGACGCACTCGGTATGGGTCTGGGCTTCACGGCAACTCTTGTCGCACTCGGCGCGATCCGCGAACTGTTCGGCACAGGCAAGCTCATGGGCTTCGAGATACTTCACACCACCGCCAACGGCGGCTGGTACACACCATGGGCAGGCATGATCATGCCGGTCGGTGCCTTCGTCACGCTGGGCCTGATGCTTGCGGGCGTGAACCTCGTGAACCGAAAACTTGAATCGAAAAAATAA